The segment ACTGTGGTCACCGTTTCCTCCGGCGGCAAGCCATGTTTACCTGCGAGAAAAATTCACGCACACATGAAAAACGTTTTACACGGATATTTGTTTATAATGAGAACACAAATCCTCATGTCtatcagagagaggaaaagactAACTCTGTTCTCCACTGGTGTTAATCTGCACCATGATCTTTAACCTCTGTGTGCTGGCTGCTCTGACGCGCTGCCACGAGCTGTTGACCTTGTCGGCCAGCTTCACCGAGTCCACCGTCTCCACCATGAACAGGTTTGGCACGCCTGGTTACGGACCAGAAAGGGGACAATTAAGGACAAGATTCAAAGCATGATTCAATATGCAGTTCATTACTGTATAGCATTAGTAACTAGTGCATGGGTGCCCTCACATACAGGCACATCCAAAACAATACACAGGCAATGGTCGGGAACCAAAAGTTCATAAGTGAGGCTGAAAGTGGATAGGAAAGTTGAGACATACGCACCCAAAAGTTTGTTGACATTATTCTTCTGTAAATGCCCGATAAAATGCCACTGGATTTCTGGACATGATTCTAAAATCTAGATGGGAATGAAGAAACGCTATGACAAATGTTCACTGACAGAACTGGAAAAATCGATATAGGTCAAAAACACCAAAGCCCACCTGCGGATCTGAAGCTTTCTCCACGAGCTCATTAACCTGGTAAGGGGACAAAAAGACGTGGTCAGTCATTGATGAGACATTAGGAAGACTTGGGGAGACTCGGACCAATGCTGGTAACTACTCACATAGTTTTCTCCAAAGTCGCGCTGTCCTTGCCTGTAGGCCTCTATAACCAGCTCTGTGGGCTTTGTCTTGCTGACAGCTACCAGGCGCGGTGGCAGGGCTGGCAACGTCTGAGGAGGGAGGCAGTGACAGAAAGGGAGTGAAACATGATTACATTGCATCTGGATTAATGGATGTATGAGGAGAGAGGCTGAGTGTGTGATACAGTGTGCTAGCTGAGGTCATTTTGCTCCAGGAGACCAGTGAGTCAGCCATACACAAAGACGATGaacctgctgcctgctgccatGCCCAAAGCTTACACCATGCAGTCAGCCATATATTAATCATAAAACGTTTTGTCAGGTATGCATTTGTTGTTGTGCCCCTTCTGTGTGTGCTAATTCAAAGATGCACTGCAAGTCTTTGACCTAGATATCAACAATGATACTATTTTCATGGAAGTCCATGCCTGCAATCTCCATATCGTTGCATCTCTGTCCAACTGTGCACAATAAGACAATAGTGCAATATAATAATAGGTTACATCATTTTTcacccagcagcagtgtgttgccTAATGACGTTTCAGATGGAGGTTGTTCAAAAGCGTGGCCATGTAAATACAGCCTACTACAACCAGCAGGTGTGCCTAAAGTGCTCGCTAGCATTCCTACAGACTACATCTCCATGCACAACCTACAGAAACCCAGCAGGCTACGAGCCTCCGTAACGCCCACGCATGTTGTGCCGTGGATCACATCCATGCTCGCATGATGATATGGAAGAGCTGCCACAAGCCTGAGTGTCTCCCATCCAAAGGTTGAAGTGTTTGGCAGCCTTACATAACAAGTCGTGCGGCCGCAGCACGACAAAGCAAAGCCCCGGGTCCGGAGGGGGACTCGCGGACCGCCGggctcctgagccacgccggcCGGGCTGCTGTTACCTTGGGCCGCCGCGCTGCCGCCTGGTTCACCCGCTCCACCACCGACTGCAAAGCTTTTCCAACCTCCTCCGACATTACTACTGCTTTCCACATACCGTCAAAAGCACCGTGCGTAAGCAACAACGTAATAAAACGTGTCTCCGGTGACGACAGTccgctttcaaaataaaagccctgtccacggagattaaaataaaactgcttaTTCGCAATTAGCGCCCTCCGTTGCTTTGCTTCAGTATCTTGACCTTGTTAAAATCAAGGTAGACGTCTGTCGACCTTTATTGTAATTTTCCTgcagggattaataaagtgtcaCATCATTATAAGCATCTCTCCCTGTTCTttgtcatttatgtttttttctgaataagATTTTAACTTTAGAGTTCAACAGTCAATAACTGTGTAGAAAACTCATACATTTTCCTTCACATATCCCTTCCCTACTACATTTTGCAATTCATCACATGACCCCCTCACCACTCTATTGGTCTTCAATAAAAATTATCACCtgaattgttttatttctgttgatATACAGCCAGCATCATATGCATGGCTTTCAGTACTCGAATGAGATTAACTACTACATTTCTGGGGGAAATGTGGTTctttttactccactacatttatTTGAAAGCTTCAGTTCCTTGTTACCTTGCAGATTTAGATTATTTATATCaattaataaattataatattttacaaattaaGCTGCCCAACAGTATATAAAGTAATTAGCTTCACCTTTGCCAGCTGCAACGATAAAGCAATGAACATATCATATTTTGATGAAAACACTTTTGTAAGattaaaattttgaaaacaggacTTTTACTTGTAACAAAGCATTTTTACACAGTggtattgctgtttttttggaataaaatttCTTAAGATTTGAATACTTCCACTGATGCCAGACTGGACACGGGGTGTGGCGGTGGCCTAACCAGCAGCGTGCACCGTGAAGACAATCCTTACTGCTGCAGCCTTCAGATAAATGTCAAGATTACATAtaagctgtgttttttctttctttcttttctttctttttttttttttttaatttatttatagttGTATTTATGTCTTCAACATAATGGTGCTATCACAGTGGCACTTTTACACTTTATATTTACTTCGTCCTGGAGTCAGTGTGATGTGGCTCCAaaccagccctgcgttccaaatcgcatacttatactttttacttttagtatgtactgcagctgcccttaaaatgtatgtagtttagtatgtattgggacatgctaattcttttttcccctcctaaatagtatggtagtatgggtattggaacgcagggctggtcTCAACTATAATCTacaccaggggtgtcaaactcgtgccatggagggccaagaggctgcaggttttcattccaaccaagaaccccaccaggtgatttcactgattagtcccgcctctctgtttggaggtagggtgatcagtgaaatcacctggtggagttgttggttggaatgaaaacctgcagcctcttggccctccatggcacgagtttgacacccctgatctacacaaatcaaattaaatttgtgCACATCCAAACACCCATACTGAGTCATAGACATAGCACCACCTAGTGACAACAGGAAGTCAGCCTTATGTGACAATTTTCCTATGATTTTATGTGAAATTTAAGTGTGATCTACATTTGATATGCACATCAAGTGTGTTTTCTGGCACCACATAGtggacacaggaagtgacagttAACCTGTGCATTCAATCTCCAATATTCGTCAAATATATATCTTTACATGAAACTACGTTTTTGGTCTACATTCGGGTTAATAATGAGTTAAaaattaaagtttaattaaaGTTAATGATTGAAGTTTTTTCCACTGCTCACACAAACCATGAAGCcatttgtcattgtcattattgTGCAACAGAACCAATACTTCAGTAATCTGTCAATATATACTGGAGGATGAAAGTAATAATACTGAATAAGGAAAAACATATCCAAGTTTATTCACAAGATTACACAatccaaaacatttccaaacaaaatATGCCTGTCAATGCATATCAGATAGATGTCTTACagttcaaacaaaacacattatctTGGTCtctttcaaacagaaaatagcTACAAAACGACATTACAAGAAAGTAAAAAGGAGTCGATGATTTCCTCTCCATCAGGAGCCGCCTCACGTTCTCTCTCATACTCTCTCCAAGGCTTCCAACATGATAATACTGTTTCCTCTGATGAcctgcaacacaaaacaacacaggactTACAAACTGTACtcataaaacaaattaacaacTCTTGTGAAAAATTCAACAACACATTTGAACATCAGTACTGAGCTGTGAGAATGGCCCTCAATTAATTGGAATACATCCAATCAGGGATGTCCTGAATACTACGATACCAGTTTGTGAGTTTACACTTGCAGGGTAGCCTCTGttatcagtgtgtgagtgtgtgtgaatggatgaatgactgtaaagcactttgaggggtcagtagactagaaaacaCGCTAAAGAAATGAGGTCCATTTACCTTTTAATTTCAAAGGGAATATGAGGTTAACTGGAATAAATAAGGCACATGACATATTCATGGAAATCGGGCACTAAAAGGCCAGAGGAGTTGTCATCAGACTGACAGGATAGATAAGGATGAAACAGATACTGACCACCATGCCGATGCCGTTCTGCTGCCCCCCTGGGCCCATCTCCAGACAGTCGTCCATCACCAGGTTCATAAAGGGGTCGAACCCTCGCAGGATGCCCTGCACGTGTCTGCCTCCATTCAGCTTCACTAAGagacaataagaaaaaaaaaaatcactattatCAATCATGTCTAAATTCTGTTTTCAAGGAGACCTCAACAAAGTCCCACACACTTTGCCATTGATTCAAAGTGTCTAATCTACTATTGTTAAAATTAGTGTTAACACAAGGCAAATCAACCTAACAGTAAAGCTGTAAATTATAGTTATGCTCATGTTTCTTATGTTAGGGTAACCTGAAGCAGCAGGTTaccccagttttttttttcttcacacacagGCTCATATTTCTGCCTCTCAATTTCTGTAAAAGAGAATCACACCACACTACATGCTGAGATTTCAGTTTACTCTTGCTTTGGTCACATAACCACCATCAATAACTTTCCTAAAGTATGTGCAGTCCTCATTTTGACACAGGTCCTGACCATCAGGACctatgtctctgtttttctctgtgacaAATGCCTTGCCAGCTATTCCTTTGTGTTGGGTCCAGCTAAAGATACTGTGCTGGTTATTACCTCTGCTTAGAAAGAAGCAATGTTTCTTTAATAATGAGGTCTGGATATTTACATGTGAGAGAGGCCAAGTACTGTGGGCATTTCAAATGTGAACAGGTTGAGAAATTAATGGCTAATATTAATGTTCCTTTGAGGTTAAGTTCTACCTGTCAAGACTGCACACTGGTAAACAAATATCATAAAATTAAATGATCGGCAAAGCACTTTGGATCAACTGTGTGGTGTTTAAAGTGCTAAATATTAGAGGTGAGGAAAACATGATCACTTAAGTATCacaaatcttatttttacaatgattatttactttattactGAATTTATATaagcatgtaaatgtgagctggtatgacaataaagtttctTGAATCCTAAAGATATTTGTATCATATGGAACGAGATGACCTACAGAATCCGTTGGTACAAAGCCTGCCATGCTAGGTTGTCAGCAAGGGGACaaaatattgctccaaatttaggctaaattttggtgagggaaaaacagcatgacctctgacctccagatctctgaatgaaaatgggttctctgggcacccacagctctcccctttgcagacatgcccaccttatgttaatcccatgcagtttgggccacaaatcATGCAGTTtctttgcatgcagtacaaacaTGCTCTCTTgtcctgttgtaaaatggtatatttgtgcagactggggcctaaacagtgttggagttgcataaagtgggtttgactggaaagctgaaactcttgtggattcaatgagccacatttgattgatgtgtgatgatgttagcccccatagttGCCATTTCATTACAGTGAggccattttttaaaactacacaaaacaacCTGattgtgacctttaggatagTGAGAGCCTCATAAAGCTTTgttaattcaaaaaacaaaaatcacaataatttaTAATATAGAATCCAAATACACATCAAATCAACACCCTAGTATTGAACTGGAATAGAAACACATTGTCCCATTGTCAtataaatatatcaatataaataaagctgacttgACTAAATACTTTGTTTCACagtttgaatgaataaataactgaTGCACTTAAAAATACAACATGGCCGGGTAACTTTCCAAAGGCTGGGGACAGTTCAGACCTTTAgacgtgtttgtgtttgacatgTGTGTCCAAACAGGACAGCAAGGCGCCCGAATACCATTTTTGAAATTCCTAAACATGTGAGCTCCAACTCGCCCCAACAGGTTGTT is part of the Myripristis murdjan chromosome 7, fMyrMur1.1, whole genome shotgun sequence genome and harbors:
- the plpbp gene encoding pyridoxal phosphate homeostasis protein encodes the protein MWKAVVMSEEVGKALQSVVERVNQAAARRPKTLPALPPRLVAVSKTKPTELVIEAYRQGQRDFGENYVNELVEKASDPQILESCPEIQWHFIGHLQKNNVNKLLGVPNLFMVETVDSVKLADKVNSSWQRVRAASTQRLKIMVQINTSGEQSKHGLPPEETVTTVKHILSQCNALHFTGLMTIGRYGYDLSKGPNPDFQMLLSRRQEVCDGLKLPLEEVELSMGMSSDFEHAIEVGATNVRVGSIIFGNREYPNSAPNTPIPSPEKRSKVVSEEAAKKMAHLTVSEH
- the snrpg gene encoding small nuclear ribonucleoprotein G, producing MSKAHPPELKKFMDKKLSLKLNGGRHVQGILRGFDPFMNLVMDDCLEMGPGGQQNGIGMVVIRGNSIIMLEALERV